Proteins encoded in a region of the Fundulus heteroclitus isolate FHET01 chromosome 2, MU-UCD_Fhet_4.1, whole genome shotgun sequence genome:
- the ripor1 gene encoding rho family-interacting cell polarization regulator 1 isoform X3, with protein sequence MSLSVRPVRRIMSRSITRSQSFTGVNTQDRPYRNLSVFSTPGVSRKSSRASGLFSMSIKTNPPPKVPQPERLDEVYNALKNGLQSYLHLYQMELDNISRQIKLSKRNSRLGFLYDLDKQVKVTERYITKLEFHLSKIEEFYEAYCVQRKLRDGANKMVKAFTANPGSKDAKESLGEATKGYKEYTENMCVMENEFENQLGEFHIRMKGLAGFARLCVGDQYEIFMKYGRQRWKLRGRIELNAKQVWDSEETVFLPLINEFLSVKVTELKSLANHVVVGNVSCEMKDLFAAHTQMVAVDINDLGTLKLSLEVKWNPFDKEDPAIPFNKTPGTPPVHIQPFPSLSRCPTRQQPWPVLDIFRGTLNQSCPCRNKSPETLSANSDQDQEEDEKDPPWSNSSNSSDDSSSRQSSVPGELSSPPDMIGLEASGIKPAPFSSPHPTVPSCPPSTSTPNGSLSTEISNIHHIDNFRNVVKEPMMDLDEKLSSEGTISPIVGPGPSYKQSLSHISESSTDGFGEPFNGDPADIISLSSEISISDIEVPIRAPEPASPLRCTDISPSLCVVEESPVGSPTTDPLIYPHDESFFLPAEKDKLTHTSTASRDGTYRAQKVLVEDDRPCVGASWLPGRRDNVVDSELEDSLEILLSALEDYRGMFPELQILEQNLRVLQVTLKGGSHGRSASLASLSVEAALGSFDFLSDCEEEEEKMTSSRRKRNGRQQQHEGWDSPSFLCSHLTTGCAALDSSLVLHLKNCTTQLLRLGMFGPLRCGEMYALDKLLRENHVFEIILHIIRDNPNRPRQPAEVIPELSHCFGALSLWEQCAEHGTVYCVSVENFLSVLSTSYSRMLHERADAVFVCLVERILDQKLPRRGNTDRQIVTVFQLWSYLESNGISDIEMHISDLAEEVILVQNLRSTDMDVIMNTLRQPPARSLRREELHAVARLLKDPRGKVSTSASSVLRGLAAQPKLREQALVHFLELLEDKDIDSRVCGCKALACLKAKESIEHLVYICQTDKEDVRDAAKQALLVLGEEGKMAYRHVEISQDSLPRLFAPGSMASTAF encoded by the exons ATCAGCAGGCAGATAAAACTATCTAAAAGAAATTCCCGACTG ggTTTCCTTTATGACTTAGATAAG CAAGTTAAGGTGACTGAGCGGTACATCACAAAACTAGAGTTTCATCTCAGCAAG ATTGAGGAGTTTTATGAAGCCTACTGCGTGCAGAGGAAGCTGAGAGATGGAGCCAACAAGATGGTGAAGGCTTTCACAGCCAACCCAGGAAGCAAGGATGCTAAGGAGAGTCTGGGAGAGGCTACTAAAGGATACAAGGAATACACAGAA AATATGTGTGTGATGGAAAATGAGTTTGAGAACCAGCTAGGAGAGTTCCACATCAGGATGAAAG gtCTTGCAGGATTTGCCAGATTGTGTGTTGGGGATCAGTATGAG ATCTTTATGAAGTATGGCCGACAGCGTTGGAAACTGCGGGGACGAATAGAACTCAATGCCAAACAAGTGTGGGACAGTGAGGAGACAGTGTTCCTCCCTCTCATCAATGAGTTCCTCTCTGTGAAG GTGACAGAACTGAAGAGCTTAGCCAATCATGTGGTTGTTGGAAATGTTTCCTGTGAGATGAAAGATCTGTTTGCTGCACACACCCAGATGGTAGCCGTGGACATAAATGATCTTGGCACTCTTAAACTTAGCCTTGAAGTCAAATGGAA TCCATTTGATAAAGAGGACCCGGCCATTCCTTTCAACAAAACACCAGGGACACCACCCGTACATATTCAACCCTTCCCT TCGCTGTCACGGTGTCCAACAAGGCAACAGCCCTGGCCGGTCCTGGACATCTTCCGAGGAACACTTAACCAAAGCTGCCCCTGTCGGAACAAATCACCAGAAACACTCAGTGCA AACTCTGACCAGGACCAAGAGGAGGACGAGAAAGATCCTCCTTGGTCTAACTCATCAAATTCTTCTGATGACTCCTCCAGCCGTCAGTCATCTGTGCCAGGCGAACTGAGCTCTCCACCTGACATG ATTGGGTTAGAGGCTTCAGGAATCAAACCCGCACCATTTTCTTCTCCACATCCCACGGTTCCCTCctgtcctccttcaacctcgacTCCCAATGGAAGTCTTTCTACAGAGATTTCCAACATCCATCACATCGACAACTTCAG GAATGTGGTAAAGGAACCAATGATGGACCTTGATGAGAAGCTAAGTTCAGAGGGGACCATTAGCCCCATCGTGGGACCCGGCCCTTCTTACAAGCAATCTCTGAGTCACATCAGTGAAAGCAGCACCGATGGATTTGGGGAACCATTCAATGGTGATCCAGCAGATATAATCTCATTGTCCTCTGAGATCTCTATAAGTGACATAGAGGTGCCTATTAGAGCACCTGAGCCAGCAAGTCCTCTCAGGTGCACTGACATATCTCCAAGCCTCTGTGTCGTCGAGGAAAGCCCAGTTGGCAGTCCCACTACTGACCCATTGATTTATCCACACGATGAGTCCTTCTTTCTTCCGGCTGAGAAAGACAagctcacacacacatccacagcCAGCAGAGATGGAACCTACAGGGCCCAAAAAGTGCTTGTGGAAGATGACAGGCCGTGCGTGGGAGCAAGCTGGTTGCCTGGAAGAAGGGACAATGTGGTGGACAGTGAGCTGGAGGATTCCCTAGAAATTCTGCTTTCTGCTCTGGAGGATTATAGAGGAATGTTCCCTGAGTTGCAAATACTTGAACAAAACCTAAGGGTCCTGCAGGTAACTCTGAAG GGGGGCAGTCATGGCCGCTCAGCCAGCCTGGCCAGCCTCTCGGTGGAAGCAGCTTTGGGCAGCTTTGACTTTCTGTCTGactgtgaggaagaggaggagaagatgaCAAGCAGTCGGAGGAAGAGAAATGGCAG ACAACAACAGCATGAGGGCTGGGACAGCCCTTCCTTCCTCTGTTCACACCTCACCACTGGCTGTGCTGCTCTAGACTCCTCCCTGGTGCTCCACCTGAAGAACTGCACTACCCAGCTCTTG CGTCTCGGCATGTTTGGACCCCTGCGTTGTGGAGAGATGTATGCCTTAGACAAACTGCTCAGAGAGAATCATGTCTTCGAAATCATCCTTCACATCATCAGGGACAACCCCAACCGGCCCAGGCAGCCTGCTGAAG TGATACCAGAGCTGTCCCATTGCTTTGGTGCCTTGTCTCTCTGGGAGCAGTGTGCAGAGCACGGCACTGTATACTGTGTCTCCGTTGAGAACTTTCTCTCCGTACTGTCTACATCATACTCCAGAATGCTTCATGAGAGGGCAGATGCAG tATTCGTGTGCCTGGTTGAGCGGATTTTAGATCAGAAGTTACCCCGGCGAGGCAACACAGACAGACAAATTGTGACAGTGTTTCAGCTGTGGAGTTACTTGGAGTCAAACGGCATCAGTGACATTGAGATGCACATCTCTGACTTGGCAGAAGagg TGATCCTGGTGCAGAACCTCAGGTCCACAGACATGGATGTGATCATGAACACTTTGCGACAGCCTCCTGCGCGGAGCCTAAGGAGAGAGGAACTTCATGCtgttgccagattattgaaagatCCCCGGGGCAAAGTGTCAACATCTGCCAGCTCTGTACTGAGAGGCCTGGCTGCTCAGCCTAAACTGAGAGAGcag GCTTTGGTGCACTTTTTGGAGCTGCTGGAAGACAAAGACATAGACTCCAGAGTGTGTGGATGCAAAGCGCTGGCATGTCTCAAG GCTAAAGAAAGCATTGAACACCTGGTGTACATTTGTCAGACTGACAAGGAAGATGTCCGAGATGCTGCCAAACAAGCACTGCTGGTCTTGG GCGAGGAAGGAAAGATGGCCTACAGACATGTGGAGATATCGCAGGACAGCTTGCCAAGACTCTTTGCTCCAGGAAGCATGGCCAGCACTGCCTTCTAA